One region of Quercus lobata isolate SW786 chromosome 2, ValleyOak3.0 Primary Assembly, whole genome shotgun sequence genomic DNA includes:
- the LOC115974157 gene encoding uncharacterized acetyltransferase At3g50280-like, protein MSTNPPKIRYISESFIKPQDALEESKRPFYLTPWDLAMLSANYIQKGLLFTKPPTENSQENFIKTLLDRLKHSLSVTLVHFYPLAGRLVTQKNENPPSSLIFVDCCNSPGAKFIYADLDTTISDILSPIDVPSIVQSFFDHDRAVNYDGHTRPLLSIQVTELKDGILIGCSMNHCLGDGTSYWHFFNTWSEIFQAQGNNISITRPPIHKRWFPDGVNPIINLPFTHQDEFISRFEAPKLRERMFHFSSESIAKLKAKANAESNTNKISSFQSLSALVWRCITRVRRLPYDQITNCNLATNNRSRMEPSLSNDYFGNSLHALRVTTAGELLEHNLGWAALKLHEAVVNHTDQVVRDWVDTWLQSPIVYQLTKFFDKYSVMMGSSPRFNMYGNEFGMGKAVALRSGYANKFDGKVSSYPGYEGGGSIDLEVCLQPDSMSALESDEEFMDAVSLPHQLH, encoded by the coding sequence ATGTCTACTAATCCTCCCAAAATCAGATACATCTCAGAGAGCTTTATCAAACCACAGGATGCTTTAGAAGAGTCAAAGAGGCCCTTCTACCTTACACCATGGGATCTTGCCATGCTCTCTGCAAACTATATCCAGAAGGGCCTTCTTTTTACCAAACCTCCAACAGAAAATTCCCAAGAAAACTTCATCAAAACTCTCTTGGACAGGCTTAAACATTCCCTCTCTGTCACCCTTGTCCATTTCTACCCACTTGCAGGCCGCCTTGTgacacaaaaaaatgaaaacccaccttcaagcttgatttttgttGACTGCTGCAACAGTCCTGGAGCTAAATTCATCTATGCAGATCTAGACACGACAATATCTGATATCCTTTCTCCAATTGATGTACCATCAATCGTTCAATCCTTTTTTGATCATGACAGGGCGGTCAACTATGATGGCCATACCAGGCCTTTGCTTTCCATTCAAGTGACAGAACTAAAAGATGGTATCTTGATAGGCTGTTCCATGAACCACTGCCTTGGCGATGGAACCTCTTATTGGCATTTCTTTAACACTTGGTCTGAGATCTTTCAGGCACAAGGAAATAATATTTCTATCACACGCCCACCAATCCACAAGCGATGGTTTCCTGATGGTGTTAATCCAATCATCAATCTCCCTTTCACACACCAAGATGAGTTCATTTCCAGATTTGAAGCaccaaaacttagagaaagaATGTTCCACTTCTCATCTGAATCCATAGCAAAACTCAAAGCAAAAGCCAATGCAGAATCCAACACCAACAAAATCTCCTCCTTTCAGTCCTTGTCTGCACTTGTTTGGAGGTGCATTACGCGTGTGCGTCGTCTACCATATGATCAGATAACAAACTGCaatttggccaccaataacaGGTCGAGAATGGAGCCATCCTTGTCTAATGATTACTTTGGGAACTCGCTTCACGCATTGAGAGTAACCACAGCTGGTGAATTGCTCGAACATAATCTTGGGTGGGCAGCATTGAAGTTGCACGAGGCTGTGGTCAACCACACTGACCAGGTTGTGCGTGACTGGGTTGATACCTGGCTGCAGTCTCCTATTGTTTATCAACTTACTAAGTTTTTTGATAAATACAGTGTAATGATGGGTAGTTCTCCCAGGTTCAACATGTATGGGAATGAATTTGGAATGGGGAAAGCAGTGGCACTTCGCAGTGGGTATGCAAACAAGTTTGATGGAAAGGTGTCATCATACCCGGGTTATGAAGGAGGAGGAAGCATTGATTTGGAGGTGTGCCTTCAGCCAGATTCAATGAGTGCTCTTGAGTCTGATGAGGAGTTCATGGATGCTGTCTCCTTGCCCCACCAGCTCCACTAG